From the Alkalibacter rhizosphaerae genome, one window contains:
- a CDS encoding oxidoreductase: MKTMNNQKFKHLFEPIILGKQVFRNRIFNSPTGVTEQPIQDSMNYYERKALGGAASVCIGDACTSLDGMSRPGHINLWDETSKLNLIDIAYAINRHGAVASMEILHSGNCSYHSYSKGFQPYGAVGGMTPFGQEILEMPEEMILRYIDDFARSAAYAKKCGYGMVTVHGGHGWLISQFFSKENMRKDKWGGTPENRARFAVAVCDRIHQVCGSGYPVEIRISGSEVFDGGYGVETGIEQAKFLDGHADLIHVSAGSHEVNEVFTVTHPSMFLEDGVNVKYAAEIKKHVKNSAIATVGALSEPELMEEIIASGRADVVELARGLICDPDLPIKLQTGKEDEINKCMRCLYCFSHRMQKEKIVCAINPEIGNEEEIKYNNDPPRIQKRVLVVGGGMAGMEAALTSADRGHQVILCEKNSKLGGVLLCEEKVSFKEKLGQYIELQTRLISRHPNIEVQLNTEVTPVLAEEIAADVIMAALGARPIKPKIPGIDGKNVFSAEEIYLDPAKVGNKVIILGGGLVGMELSVFLAMSGRQCTIIEMMPELNDGGNNLQGLALSIEIDKYGIQVSPATKAVEINEKGVVGSFTGEKPPEGFRFGLPNYKPESQTGTKLFEGDTVVYAVGQKPLWEEARKLLDCAPEFHPLGDCMAPKNIWNATNTAHFVSRDLGRY; the protein is encoded by the coding sequence ATGAAAACGATGAACAATCAAAAATTCAAACATCTTTTTGAACCCATTATTTTGGGAAAACAGGTTTTTCGAAACAGGATCTTCAATTCGCCAACAGGAGTGACGGAACAGCCGATCCAGGATTCCATGAATTACTATGAACGCAAGGCCTTGGGTGGAGCCGCTTCCGTCTGTATCGGGGATGCCTGTACCTCCCTGGATGGCATGTCCCGTCCTGGTCACATCAACCTGTGGGACGAGACCTCCAAACTCAATTTGATCGACATTGCATATGCCATCAATCGCCATGGAGCAGTGGCATCCATGGAAATTTTGCATAGTGGAAATTGTTCCTACCATTCATACAGCAAAGGGTTTCAACCTTATGGAGCGGTTGGGGGGATGACTCCCTTTGGTCAGGAGATCCTGGAGATGCCGGAAGAGATGATCCTTCGTTATATTGATGACTTTGCCAGGTCAGCAGCATATGCTAAAAAATGTGGTTACGGCATGGTCACCGTTCACGGTGGACATGGATGGCTGATCTCACAATTCTTCTCCAAGGAAAACATGCGAAAAGACAAATGGGGTGGAACACCGGAAAACCGTGCTCGCTTCGCCGTTGCCGTTTGCGATCGGATCCATCAGGTGTGCGGATCCGGCTATCCGGTGGAGATCCGCATTTCCGGATCGGAGGTCTTCGATGGCGGCTATGGCGTGGAAACAGGGATCGAACAGGCAAAATTTTTAGATGGACATGCAGACTTGATCCACGTGTCTGCCGGCAGTCACGAGGTCAATGAGGTTTTTACCGTGACCCATCCCAGCATGTTTCTGGAAGACGGGGTCAATGTAAAATATGCAGCGGAAATCAAAAAACACGTAAAGAACTCAGCCATCGCCACGGTAGGTGCATTGTCGGAACCGGAACTCATGGAAGAGATCATTGCATCGGGGCGAGCGGACGTAGTGGAATTGGCAAGAGGTCTCATTTGTGATCCGGATCTTCCAATAAAACTGCAAACAGGAAAAGAAGATGAGATCAACAAATGTATGCGATGCCTGTACTGCTTTTCTCACCGGATGCAAAAAGAAAAAATCGTATGTGCCATCAATCCGGAGATCGGAAACGAAGAAGAAATCAAATACAACAACGATCCACCCAGAATCCAGAAACGCGTCTTGGTGGTAGGTGGGGGAATGGCCGGCATGGAAGCAGCGTTGACCAGTGCCGATCGAGGTCATCAGGTCATTCTTTGTGAAAAGAATTCCAAACTGGGAGGAGTCCTGTTGTGTGAGGAAAAGGTTTCTTTCAAGGAAAAGTTGGGGCAGTACATCGAATTGCAAACTCGGCTCATATCCAGACATCCTAATATCGAAGTTCAACTAAATACGGAAGTAACTCCAGTTTTGGCGGAAGAGATCGCAGCGGACGTTATTATGGCTGCCCTGGGGGCACGGCCCATCAAACCGAAGATACCAGGCATTGACGGCAAGAACGTTTTTTCGGCAGAGGAGATCTACCTGGATCCGGCAAAAGTCGGGAACAAGGTCATCATTCTCGGTGGCGGACTCGTCGGAATGGAGCTGTCCGTATTTTTGGCCATGAGCGGCCGCCAGTGTACCATCATCGAAATGATGCCGGAACTCAACGACGGGGGCAACAACCTCCAAGGACTAGCATTGAGTATTGAAATTGACAAATATGGAATACAGGTCAGTCCGGCAACCAAGGCTGTTGAAATCAATGAAAAGGGCGTAGTAGGATCTTTTACCGGGGAGAAACCACCGGAAGGATTTCGATTTGGACTTCCAAACTACAAGCCGGAGAGCCAGACCGGAACCAAGCTATTTGAGGGAGATACCGTCGTTTATGCAGTGGGACAGAAGCCCTTGTGGGAGGAAGCTAGAAAATTGCTCGACTGTGCCCCGGAATTCCATCCATTGGGTGATTGCATGGCGCCCAAAAACATTTGGAATGCAACCAATACTGCCCACTTTGTATCCAGAGATTTGGGACGTTATTGA
- the yaaA gene encoding peroxide stress protein YaaA, translating into MTGSFTWICTGVILNLASKEYSKAIKNHLAENTRFITCVFGERIQDKIVEKGTLAKMARGEMFRFMAENQIRQMEEIRSFNCLGYEFSKTESNDITLVFVKRNLDQ; encoded by the coding sequence ATGACCGGATCCTTCACATGGATCTGTACCGGTGTTATTTTGAACCTGGCTTCCAAAGAATACAGCAAGGCGATCAAAAATCATCTTGCTGAAAACACGCGATTCATTACCTGTGTCTTTGGAGAACGGATCCAAGACAAGATCGTTGAAAAAGGGACTCTGGCCAAAATGGCTCGAGGCGAAATGTTTCGATTTATGGCGGAAAACCAGATCCGCCAGATGGAAGAGATCCGTTCCTTCAACTGTCTTGGTTATGAATTCTCAAAAACCGAATCCAACGATATCACCCTCGTATTTGTCAAGAGAAACTTGGATCAATAA
- a CDS encoding DODA-type extradiol aromatic ring-opening family dioxygenase has translation MKEPLQKRGTILYFSHGGGPLPILGDPSHQKMVDFMKDLPRQIHEPEVMVVFSAHWEEAPLHVQSGGQPPLVYDYYGFPKESYDLEYPCKGRPALAEKIVGLLEENGIQAIADPARPYDHGSYIPLTLMYPDAHIPVLQISLHHSLDPLMHLNLGRALRPLMDESILFIGSGFSFHNTGAFDIAGLEKEDEQNNAFQDAITRLCCEKVEEAEKWERWTHWTKLPYARYCHPREEHLLPLLVCAGMASEPATKIFDDYILGKRATGFFWQE, from the coding sequence GTGAAGGAACCATTGCAGAAACGAGGTACCATCCTGTATTTTTCCCATGGGGGAGGACCCTTGCCCATCCTGGGGGATCCATCTCATCAAAAGATGGTGGATTTCATGAAAGATTTGCCCCGGCAAATCCACGAACCAGAAGTCATGGTCGTCTTTAGCGCCCATTGGGAAGAAGCCCCCTTGCATGTCCAAAGCGGTGGGCAGCCTCCACTGGTTTACGATTATTACGGTTTCCCGAAAGAATCCTATGACCTGGAGTATCCATGCAAGGGACGACCGGCATTGGCGGAGAAAATCGTCGGTCTGCTGGAAGAAAATGGCATACAGGCAATTGCAGATCCAGCGCGCCCTTACGATCACGGATCCTACATCCCCTTGACATTAATGTATCCGGATGCCCATATCCCTGTGCTTCAAATATCTCTCCACCATAGTCTGGATCCGTTGATGCACTTGAACTTGGGCAGAGCGCTTCGGCCCTTGATGGATGAGAGCATCCTGTTCATCGGCTCCGGCTTCTCTTTTCACAACACGGGCGCCTTTGATATTGCCGGATTGGAAAAAGAGGATGAACAAAACAACGCCTTTCAAGATGCGATCACACGACTTTGTTGTGAAAAGGTGGAGGAAGCGGAAAAATGGGAACGATGGACGCATTGGACAAAACTGCCCTATGCCCGCTATTGTCATCCCCGAGAAGAACATCTTCTTCCCTTACTGGTTTGTGCCGGAATGGCATCCGAGCCGGCAACCAAAATTTTTGACGATTATATCCTGGGGAAGAGAGCCACCGGATTTTTCTGGCAAGAGTAA
- a CDS encoding diacylglycerol/polyprenol kinase family protein, whose amino-acid sequence MMEFGKGYGILLLYFAVCATAAFLLRRRIRVHKEVFRKTLHMILLGTVFILTSAFQTWWTATIACVIFMAMVYPILYLAEKIPGYSDLLTERKNGEIKNSLLVVFTMYAMLISLGWGLLGEKYLVIASVLAWGLGDAAAALVGKRFGKIYIEGKLVEGRKSLEGSLAMFFVSSISVWIVLTVYGVVHLQLALVVAIVTAAVSATVELYTKNGMDTITCPMAAASTMILMLQVLGG is encoded by the coding sequence ATGATGGAATTTGGCAAAGGTTATGGGATCCTACTTTTATACTTTGCAGTTTGTGCAACAGCAGCATTTTTGCTGCGTCGCAGGATCCGCGTACATAAAGAAGTGTTTAGAAAAACCCTACACATGATCTTATTGGGAACCGTATTTATCCTTACATCGGCTTTTCAGACCTGGTGGACCGCTACCATTGCATGCGTGATTTTCATGGCTATGGTGTACCCGATTTTGTATCTGGCAGAAAAGATCCCCGGTTACAGCGATCTGCTTACAGAACGAAAAAATGGAGAGATCAAAAACAGCCTGCTGGTGGTATTCACCATGTATGCCATGTTGATTTCCCTTGGTTGGGGTTTGCTGGGAGAAAAATATCTGGTGATCGCTTCGGTTTTGGCTTGGGGATTGGGAGACGCAGCAGCAGCATTGGTAGGCAAGCGATTTGGGAAAATCTATATAGAGGGCAAGCTTGTGGAGGGCCGGAAAAGTTTGGAAGGCAGTTTGGCCATGTTTTTCGTATCCTCCATTTCCGTATGGATCGTTCTAACCGTTTATGGAGTGGTCCATTTGCAATTGGCTCTGGTGGTAGCGATCGTGACCGCTGCCGTCAGCGCGACCGTGGAATTGTATACGAAAAATGGGATGGATACCATCACTTGTCCCATGGCGGCAGCGAGTACCATGATCCTGATGTTGCAAGTATTGGGAGGTTGA
- a CDS encoding cation transporter, translating into MSKKKSGEGTLLASVLLSAPGPLVVGLGLLVGRSATQLADFIRRSAELVAIVVSWIVFRKIRKEGTMDIVRKRKLERWSNIAVGTAMVLSGGAMLMVALLLTSTEKGNVIPGLVIAVLGVITNTWFFFRYRSMDRKTPNRIFQVQSRLYLAKSLVDGCVVIALGVIVIMPNARFTGYVDVVGSAVVALYLIANGLLTIRGKNLETVGSSGSS; encoded by the coding sequence ATGAGTAAGAAAAAATCAGGAGAAGGGACGTTGCTTGCTTCTGTTCTTCTCAGTGCACCAGGTCCCCTCGTGGTTGGATTGGGATTACTGGTGGGACGATCCGCCACCCAGTTGGCAGATTTCATACGCCGCTCGGCAGAGTTGGTTGCCATTGTGGTATCCTGGATCGTATTTCGAAAGATCCGTAAAGAAGGTACTATGGATATTGTCCGAAAGAGAAAATTGGAGCGATGGTCCAATATTGCCGTGGGAACAGCCATGGTCCTCTCAGGTGGAGCCATGCTGATGGTTGCATTACTTCTGACTTCCACCGAAAAAGGCAACGTGATCCCCGGGTTGGTCATCGCAGTATTGGGAGTTATCACCAACACCTGGTTCTTTTTTCGATATCGAAGTATGGACCGTAAAACACCAAATCGGATCTTTCAAGTGCAAAGCAGACTGTATCTGGCAAAATCACTTGTAGACGGATGTGTCGTTATTGCACTGGGTGTCATCGTTATAATGCCTAATGCAAGATTTACCGGTTACGTGGATGTTGTCGGGTCCGCAGTGGTGGCTTTGTATCTGATTGCCAATGGACTGTTGACGATTCGAGGGAAAAATCTGGAAACGGTTGGCAGTAGTGGATCGTCGTAA
- a CDS encoding dodecin family protein produces MAVVKVVEIIAQSSEGWEAATQEAITQASKTIKHIESVYVKEFKAIVEAGKIVNYRVNVKISFVVE; encoded by the coding sequence GTGGCTGTAGTTAAAGTGGTTGAGATCATCGCCCAATCCAGTGAAGGTTGGGAGGCTGCAACTCAGGAAGCGATCACGCAGGCATCCAAGACCATCAAACACATAGAATCGGTATATGTCAAGGAATTCAAGGCGATCGTGGAAGCCGGCAAAATCGTGAACTATCGCGTCAACGTAAAAATTTCATTCGTTGTTGAATAA
- a CDS encoding MFS transporter — protein MNKKPLSKALKTFYGVGDFGFSLMAAVEMYAFMYFLTNVAMFPVALATTIAVVTSAIDAALSPIYGAIINGVKAMKWGRYRSWLVVAPIPVIIFYALTFTKIGPDNIAAAIIIVGFVVSHVIWNIAWVANVALINLLSTTPEETGLLSSRRQTYTSMSNLFTSYTSLPLAIWLGVVTNNPILGFTLVAGGMAMLMGIGYYVHFVLTKGYEPEGEELKAIEAQSAQNKDKVGLKVLLSNLFQNKHLMFLLLADFFKFLPMFIVFATIAYQYTYVIQNVAMMPVHILIGSVGSILGSYFASFFFKRFSTKNAVLVSLLIAAVSFAGARVFAYEMIPFMALMALGMFTSGIYGAGFVAMYADTVVYGEWKTGKNTAAFNMGLMNFPLKMAIIARSSLLGAILLKIGFDAAVPAEAVSSAVREGIANIITVVPAISFALSFLIILFGYRLTNSTLFDLRKDIEERKQQAA, from the coding sequence ATGAACAAAAAACCACTGAGTAAAGCTTTGAAAACGTTTTATGGAGTAGGAGACTTTGGGTTTTCCTTAATGGCTGCCGTTGAAATGTATGCTTTCATGTACTTTTTAACAAATGTGGCCATGTTTCCTGTAGCTTTGGCAACCACCATAGCTGTTGTGACCAGTGCCATTGACGCGGCATTGTCGCCGATCTATGGAGCCATTATTAATGGAGTAAAGGCCATGAAATGGGGTCGATACCGGTCCTGGTTGGTCGTTGCACCGATTCCTGTCATTATTTTTTACGCTTTGACCTTTACTAAAATTGGTCCAGACAACATTGCAGCGGCGATCATCATTGTCGGATTTGTCGTCAGCCATGTTATTTGGAACATAGCATGGGTGGCAAATGTAGCTCTTATCAATCTTTTATCCACGACGCCGGAGGAGACTGGATTATTGTCCTCCAGACGTCAAACCTACACCAGTATGAGTAATCTGTTTACGTCTTATACATCGTTACCTTTGGCTATATGGCTGGGTGTGGTGACCAACAACCCAATTTTAGGATTCACATTGGTTGCCGGTGGAATGGCCATGCTGATGGGCATCGGATACTATGTACACTTTGTATTGACAAAAGGGTACGAGCCGGAAGGGGAAGAATTGAAGGCAATCGAAGCCCAAAGTGCCCAAAACAAGGACAAGGTCGGGTTGAAGGTCCTGTTGAGCAATTTATTCCAGAACAAGCATCTGATGTTCCTTTTGCTGGCGGATTTCTTCAAGTTCTTGCCCATGTTTATCGTTTTCGCAACCATTGCTTATCAGTACACCTATGTTATCCAAAACGTGGCCATGATGCCGGTCCATATTTTGATCGGATCTGTCGGATCTATTTTGGGTTCTTATTTCGCCAGTTTCTTTTTCAAAAGATTTTCTACAAAAAATGCGGTACTTGTGAGCCTGTTGATTGCTGCAGTATCTTTTGCAGGAGCAAGAGTATTTGCCTATGAAATGATTCCCTTCATGGCACTTATGGCCTTGGGGATGTTTACCAGTGGTATCTACGGTGCAGGTTTTGTGGCCATGTACGCAGATACAGTCGTTTACGGGGAATGGAAGACCGGTAAAAATACGGCAGCTTTCAACATGGGTCTGATGAACTTTCCTCTTAAAATGGCCATCATCGCCCGAAGCAGTTTGCTTGGTGCCATTCTGCTCAAAATCGGTTTTGATGCCGCCGTTCCAGCGGAAGCAGTATCCTCTGCGGTCAGAGAAGGGATTGCGAATATCATCACTGTAGTACCTGCAATTAGTTTCGCGTTGAGCTTTTTGATTATCTTGTTTGGATATCGTTTGACGAATTCTACCCTGTTTGATTTGAGAAAAGATATAGAAGAGAGAAAACAACAGGCAGCTTGA
- a CDS encoding PAS domain-containing protein, with product MNVVDNEFRFARNNLAHQRLTGLKDEIIRGRTLCELLGADLGTTIAENYTRCMETGRTIEYKETLCFFGQELTFLTSLTPEIENGTVRKIVG from the coding sequence GTGAATGTAGTTGATAACGAATTTCGATTTGCCAGAAACAATTTGGCTCATCAAAGGTTGACGGGTTTGAAGGATGAGATCATAAGAGGAAGAACTCTTTGTGAGCTGCTGGGAGCCGATTTGGGTACGACCATAGCTGAAAACTATACCAGATGTATGGAAACGGGAAGAACCATCGAATACAAAGAAACACTGTGTTTCTTCGGACAGGAGTTGACCTTTCTGACCAGTCTCACTCCCGAAATCGAAAATGGTACGGTCAGAAAAATCGTAGGATGA
- a CDS encoding HD-GYP domain-containing protein, giving the protein MAESVLYHHERWDGKGYPEGLSGEEIPIVSRIIAVADAFEAMTANRPYQKIKTKMEALQELKKCAGTQFDPEIVKVFEKMMG; this is encoded by the coding sequence CTGGCGGAGTCCGTGCTCTATCATCACGAACGGTGGGATGGAAAGGGGTATCCAGAAGGTTTATCCGGAGAAGAGATCCCCATCGTTTCCAGGATCATTGCCGTAGCGGACGCATTCGAAGCCATGACAGCCAACAGGCCATATCAGAAAATCAAAACGAAAATGGAAGCCCTTCAGGAATTGAAAAAATGTGCCGGAACACAGTTTGATCCGGAAATCGTTAAAGTATTCGAAAAGATGATGGGTTGA
- a CDS encoding ABC transporter ATP-binding protein, whose product MVTFENVQKKYPDGTLAVESMNLEVQKGELVVLIGPSGCGKTTSLKMINRLEESTGGKISINGEDIRSLNPVKLRRGIGYVIQERGLMPHQTVAENIATVPHLLGWKKDRIEKRVDELLEMAGLPKDKYKYRLPSQMSGGQQQRIGVLRALAADPDVVLMDEPFGALDPISRDSLQNELIDIHKKLQKTIIFVTHDINEAIKLADRIVLMRDGKIEQVGSPEELLENPANQFVKDFLGSEQLTQISPDSSVEVLLEEVILGIDISKSINEILELMEDNDVKSAQIVGKKGIWQGSVFLSTLNKAKREGKQMVRDALSVNRKLYIEDATLKDAAQMLVDREAPIPVLDKNNKLLGVVTDNGMARYTISRLIK is encoded by the coding sequence ATGGTAACGTTTGAAAATGTGCAAAAGAAATATCCAGATGGTACGCTGGCAGTGGAATCCATGAACCTTGAAGTACAAAAGGGAGAACTGGTGGTACTGATCGGGCCAAGCGGTTGTGGAAAAACAACCAGCCTGAAAATGATCAACAGATTGGAAGAAAGTACTGGTGGCAAGATCAGCATCAATGGAGAAGACATCAGGAGCCTCAACCCGGTCAAACTAAGGAGAGGTATCGGATATGTCATTCAGGAAAGAGGTTTGATGCCTCACCAGACAGTAGCGGAGAACATCGCCACAGTACCCCACTTGCTTGGATGGAAAAAAGACCGGATCGAAAAAAGAGTGGACGAACTTTTGGAGATGGCCGGTTTACCGAAAGACAAGTACAAATACAGGTTGCCCTCTCAAATGAGTGGAGGCCAACAGCAGAGGATCGGTGTATTGAGAGCATTGGCTGCCGACCCGGATGTAGTGTTGATGGACGAGCCATTTGGTGCATTAGATCCAATAAGCCGTGACAGTCTTCAAAACGAGTTGATCGACATCCACAAAAAACTTCAGAAAACGATCATTTTTGTTACCCATGACATCAACGAAGCAATAAAACTTGCGGATCGAATCGTTTTGATGCGGGACGGTAAAATCGAACAGGTTGGATCTCCAGAAGAATTATTGGAAAATCCGGCGAATCAATTTGTAAAGGATTTTCTAGGCAGTGAACAATTGACGCAGATCTCACCGGACAGTTCCGTAGAGGTGTTGCTGGAAGAAGTGATCCTCGGCATCGATATTTCCAAATCCATCAACGAAATATTGGAGTTGATGGAAGACAACGACGTAAAATCTGCCCAGATCGTCGGGAAAAAAGGCATATGGCAAGGATCCGTTTTCTTGTCCACCTTGAACAAAGCAAAAAGAGAGGGAAAACAAATGGTTCGGGATGCTTTGTCTGTAAACCGAAAGCTATACATTGAAGATGCAACATTAAAAGATGCTGCACAAATGTTGGTGGATCGAGAAGCGCCCATCCCTGTTTTGGATAAAAACAATAAATTGCTTGGTGTGGTCACCGATAACGGAATGGCAAGATACACCATAAGCCGCTTGATCAAATAA
- a CDS encoding ABC transporter permease, which yields MAITLVICIPLGIYLTRNEKIAPFVIGVANVFQTIPSLALLGFLIFIFGIGNDNAITALFLYAMLPILQNTYTGIKSVDQATVSAAKGMGMTNMQILTKVQLPLALPVIISGVRVATVWIIGTAALAAAIGGGGLGRLIFSGLSMIRDDIIFAGAFPATLLALLADFGFKRFQRFTEPIERAARIARKMEKAH from the coding sequence TTGGCGATCACTCTGGTCATTTGCATCCCTTTAGGAATTTATTTGACCCGAAACGAGAAAATCGCCCCATTTGTCATTGGGGTCGCCAATGTTTTTCAAACCATTCCCAGTCTAGCCTTATTGGGCTTTCTGATCTTTATTTTTGGAATAGGAAACGACAACGCGATCACGGCACTATTTTTGTATGCCATGCTGCCGATTTTACAAAACACCTACACAGGAATCAAAAGCGTGGATCAGGCAACCGTCTCCGCAGCAAAAGGAATGGGCATGACCAACATGCAGATTTTGACGAAAGTTCAGCTTCCCCTAGCATTGCCGGTCATTATCAGCGGGGTGCGTGTGGCAACGGTCTGGATCATCGGAACAGCAGCATTGGCTGCAGCCATCGGTGGTGGCGGGCTGGGACGACTGATTTTCTCCGGATTGTCCATGATTCGAGACGACATCATATTTGCGGGAGCATTTCCAGCAACCCTGCTGGCATTGTTAGCTGATTTTGGATTCAAGCGCTTTCAAAGGTTCACTGAACCCATTGAACGGGCAGCAAGAATTGCTCGAAAGATGGAAAAAGCACATTAA
- a CDS encoding ABC transporter substrate-binding protein, translated as MRKKSFRMLAMIMVLVMLGVGFAGCSSEKEELNLGGQNVNEIVILINMAKLLIEDQTDYEVTLNTEFNGSSVLHQAMEQGEIDVYPTWTGTQLTGILRYEGENMTQQDTYDYVKNGFEEEFNMTWSEPFGFNNTYAFVVKNEIADQYDLETCSDLAEYAPEWVLAGDENFDTRQDAYPGWSEAYGIEFADVLTMQYGLIYRAVDADEVDVAVAYSTDSRIESLGLTILEDDKEFFPAYSGAYVISEDVQENYPEVIEILNQLGGTIDNEQMVSLNYRYDNGEDPDIIAKDFLTEIGLLQ; from the coding sequence ATGAGGAAAAAAAGTTTTAGAATGTTGGCAATGATCATGGTATTGGTTATGTTGGGGGTCGGCTTTGCCGGTTGCTCCAGCGAAAAGGAAGAACTTAATTTGGGAGGACAAAATGTCAATGAAATTGTCATCCTGATCAATATGGCAAAATTATTGATTGAAGATCAAACCGATTACGAAGTTACGTTGAATACGGAATTTAATGGATCCTCCGTATTGCATCAGGCAATGGAACAGGGTGAGATCGACGTCTATCCTACATGGACGGGTACCCAATTGACAGGGATCCTTCGCTACGAAGGAGAAAACATGACCCAGCAGGACACGTACGACTACGTTAAAAACGGGTTTGAAGAGGAATTCAACATGACCTGGTCCGAACCTTTTGGCTTCAACAACACCTATGCATTCGTTGTAAAAAACGAAATCGCAGACCAATATGACCTGGAAACCTGTTCGGACCTTGCAGAATATGCACCGGAATGGGTACTGGCCGGTGACGAAAACTTTGACACCCGACAAGATGCTTATCCTGGTTGGTCGGAAGCGTACGGAATCGAATTTGCGGACGTTCTTACCATGCAATATGGTTTGATCTATCGAGCCGTTGATGCAGATGAAGTGGACGTTGCTGTTGCATACTCTACAGACTCCAGGATCGAGTCCCTGGGATTGACCATATTGGAAGACGACAAAGAATTTTTCCCGGCTTACAGCGGAGCTTATGTGATCAGCGAAGACGTCCAGGAAAACTATCCGGAAGTCATTGAGATCCTAAACCAACTTGGTGGTACCATCGATAATGAGCAAATGGTTTCTTTGAACTACCGATACGACAATGGAGAAGATCCAGACATTATTGCAAAAGACTTTTTAACGGAAATCGGATTATTGCAGTAA